From Candoia aspera isolate rCanAsp1 chromosome 4, rCanAsp1.hap2, whole genome shotgun sequence, a single genomic window includes:
- the LOC134495594 gene encoding apoptosis regulator BAX-like: MASVAVAGESGLPDNTSCILRIGRALLYGFIKTLCQQYAACPHHAASLEQVEQVNGEDVPDSAQVYSLQEHMLHILQELRNNEEITRMAESIISENPLQTLAEVSEEMFATEVNWGRIVVFFYFTYKVIIQSAASFFKAVMDWAMNFLRDRLAAWIQQQGGWNVLLNFFPSSE, encoded by the exons ATGGCCTCCGTTGCAGTTGCCGGGGAATCGG GGCTTCCTGACAACACCTCATGCATCCTTCGAATTGGAAGAGCCTTGTTGTATGG ATTCATCAAGACTCTCTGCCAGCAATATGCAGCTTGCCCTCACCATGCGGCCTCCCTGGAGCAAGTGGAGCAAGTGAATGGGGAAGATGTGCCAGATTCTGCCCAGGTGTATTCATTGCAAGAGCACATGCTCCACATATTGCAGGAACTCAGAAACAACGAGGAAATCACCAG AATGGCAGAAAGCATCATCAGTGAAAATCCACTCCAGACCCTGGCCGAAGTATCAGAGGAGATGTTTGCTACTGAAGTCAACTGGGGTCGGAttgttgtcttcttctacttTACGTACAAAGTTATCATCCAG TCTGCTGCCAGTTTCTTCAAGGCCGTGATGGACTGGGCCATGAACTTCTTAAGGGATCGGCTGGCTGCCTGGATccagcagcagggaggttgg